The genomic interval GACTGTTCGGCCGCGGTGACGACACCGTCGACCGCGTGCCCGCGCCGGATGTCGACCTCGATGGTCAGGTTCGGGTACTTCTGGTGCCACTCCGCGGCGACGTTGTCGAAGTACCGCTGGGCATGCTCGGCCCATTCGGAGCTGACGCCGGCCGTGTTGACCGCGTCCCAGCTGAAGACGGCCGGCAGATCCCACACGTGCAGGATCCGGATCGGCAGGTTCCGCTCAGTAGCGAGTGTGGTGGCGAACTCCATCGCCGCGGCGTTGCCGTCCCCGTCGTCGAGGGCGACCAGGATCGGTCCCGCGTGGTCGGACGGCTTCCAGTGCTCCGGCACAACCACAACCGGGACGTTCGCGTGCGCTGCGACCGCCTCCGAGGTGGAACCGATCAGCAGCCGTTTGAACGTTCCCAGCCCCCGGCGGCCGACAACCAGCATCCGGCTGTTCGCCGCCGCCTCGGTCAGGATCCGGGCCGGCGGCCCGATCATCAGGCCCGCCTCGTGGTCCAATGCGCCCGGACTCGCGTCCAGGTTCTTCTGGACATCGGTGATGAGCTCCATCGCCGTGTCGTCGACCAGATCCGGCTCGAGCCCTGAGGCCCGCCGGACTCGATCGTCGATCACATGCACCGCCTGGAGTGGCTCCCGCCGGAGCAACGACTCCTGCAGGGCCCACTCCAGGGCACCGGTGTCGCGCCAGGAGCCGTCGACTCCGACGTGGATGACCGGCTTGACGGTCATGTCGCTCACCGCAGCCACGGGTACTTGCCGACGAAGTCCAGGCTGCTCCACCACTTGCCCAGACCCCATACGTTGCCAGCGGCAACCAGTGCGAGGGTGACGACGGTGATGGCGCCGAGGATGTGGTCGTCCAGCACCGGGTTGGTCTCCGGCGGCAGGTTCGCCGACCACATCAGCAGATACAGCAACGCACCGCACACCGCGGCGATGCGCATCCCGATACCGAGCGTCAGCGCGAGACCGATACCGGCCAGGCCGATCATGAACAGCGGCGTGACCCACCAGTCACCGACCAGCGACTGGTAGAAATCGGCCATCGGACCGCTCGTACCCTTGCCCAGGAACCCGGCCGTCGGGTCGCCACCATCGATCCAGCCCTTACCGGACGGAGTCGCGTAGCCGAGGCCGAACACCTTGTCCACGAACGCCCACAAGAAACTCAGGCCGTACGCGATCCGCAGGACGCCGAGCGCACGCCCGGCCGCCGTGGTGATGATCGGATGCCGATCGCCGTCGGGCTGCATTGCAGGAGCCGGCAGGTCTTGCCGCTGCCTAGTGGTCATGATGTCGTCCTTTCACTCGATTCCGACACCTCGATCCTGCGACCTCGTGTCGCCGACGGTCAGAGCCCTTCGCACCTCACTCGCGGGAGCCGAACGGCCCCTCGGTCCCGGGACGTATGCCGGTGTCCGCGGCGCGGAGCCGCGTCCAGGCTGAAATCGGAAGCCATGTCTATCCACGGAGGTGCCCCATGGCCGAGGTCATTCGAGGCGGCCCCGCCGCGAACGCCGTACTGACCGATGACGAGATCCGCATCGTGCTCGCGGCCGCGGCGCACGCCCCGTCGATGCACAACACGCAACCGTGGCGGTTCGAGATCCACGGGCCGGTGATCGACGTACTGCTCGACGAAGAGCGCACGCTGCCGGTCGCCGATCCGGCCGGCCGAGGTGCCCGGATCGGCCTCGGAGCGGCGGCCTTCAACGTCCGCGTCGCCGCGGCGATGCTCGGCTACGAGTCACGCCTGGCCGTCGACCCCGACCCGGCACGGCCCGAGGTCGTGGCCCGGCTCTTCCTCGCGGATCGCCAGGCACCGGTCGCGGGGCTGAGTACGTTGTACGGCGAGGTTTCCGCCCGGCATACGTACCGCGGCCCCCTGCTCGGCCGCCTCATCCCACCGCGGGTCCAGCACCAGCTCGACGACGCCGCACGGCAGGAGAACGCGCAGCTCCACTGGCTCGACCCGGCCACGACGCAACAACTCGATGCACTGCTGAAGCAGACCGATTCCGCGGACAGTATCGACGAGGACCGACTGCACGAGCGGCTGCACTGGATCGGAGGCGACCGATCGGGCGACGGGGTCCACGAGAACGCGCTCGGCCCGCTACCGGCCCTCCCGGCCGTTGTCCGGGACCTGGCGCTCGGCTTCGACAGCGCCCATCGGAGCCAGGCTGTCTACGAGAGGCAACCGACGATCGCCGTACTCAGCACTGCCGGCGAGGACGGCACCGCCTGGGTCACCGCCGGCCTCGCCCTGCAGCGGATGCTCCTGGTCGCCACTTCGTACGACCTGACGGCCTCTTTCCTGAATCAGGTACTGGAACGCCCTGTCCCCCGATTCGCGGTCCGCGAGCTGATCGGCGGTCATGCCTGGCCGCAGATGGTGATCCGGATCGGCTACCCCGCCCAGCCCGCCGGACACACGTCCCGGCTCGACTGGCGCGACTCCCTCGACCGTTGGTTCTGAACACCCAAGGAGATCGACATCATGTCCACACAGCCCACCCCGATCGTGATCGGGTACGACGGCTCTCCCGGCAGCCTCTCAGCGCTGAACTGGGCCGCCGCCGCAGCCGACCGTGCAATGGCCCCACTGCAGATCGTCGAGGCCTTCGAGATCGTGATCATCACCCGGCCGTCGCCCGGAAAGGTCGTCCCGCTCGAGGCGATCCGAGCCGCCCGCCAGCAAGGCCTCGACGAGGTAGCCGCCGGCATCCGCGAGCAGCACCCTGGCCTGCGGATCGAGACCAGTCTCCTCGGCGGGTCCGCTCCGAAGACCCTGATCGACGCGTCTCGGGACGCCAGGCTCGTGGTCCTCGGATCGCGCGGACTCGGAGGCTGGAGCGGACTGCTCGTCGGCTCGGTCGCCGTCCAGGTGACCGCGCACGCGGACTGCCCGGTCGTGGTGATCCCGCACGACGAGCAGCCGCACGGGCAGGACGGGCCGACCATCGTCGTCGGTGTCGACGGCTCCAAGGCCTCGGCAAAGGCCATCGACTTCGCCTTCGACCAAGCCGACTCGCTGCACGCTCAGGTCGTCGCCGTCCACGCGTGGACCAGCCCGTTCCTCACCTATGCCGACGGCGCATCCATGCTGCAGTTCGACGAGGAGAAGGTCCGCGAGGAGTCGCGGCTGCTCGTCGCCGAGTCCGTCGCCGGCGCGGCCGCGGATCACCCGGACGTGAAGTGGACGACCGAACTGGTCCCAGGCTCAGCGGCCCAGGCCCTGGTACGGCGTTCCGAGTCCGCCGACCTGGTCGTCGTCGGCTCCCGTGGCCGCGGCGGATTCAGCGGACTGGTCCTCGGATCCGTGAGCCAGAGCGTCCTGCACCACGTCCATTCGCCGATCGCCGTGGTTCACTAAGGCGCCCGCGGAGTCAGCATGTGCCAAGTCCGAGCCCTTCCCGAACAACCGACCGCAGTCCGCCGCACCCGGTTGCGCCCCGAGCAGTTGGTGGACTGGGTTCCGTCGGCGTGCGCCGCCGTCGCCGAGCAGTTGCGGCACCACGACATCGCGCCCGTCGGCTTCCCGTTCGCACGCTGGCGCACAATGTCCGACGGGGTGATCGAGGCAGAGGCCGGATTCCCCGTCTCCGCCCCGATCCCGGCCAACACACCCATTGAGCAGTCCGTGCTGCCAGGCGGTCCGGTGGTCGCCGTCTGGCACACTGCCCCGGACGAGAAGCTCGACCTGACCTACCAGGCCATCGAGCACTGGCTGGAGGCAGACGACGCGATCGCGAGCGGAGACAGCTGGGAGATCTACCACGACCTACCGGTCTGCGACCACGTCGGCAACCGCATCGAAGTCATTCAGCCCATCACCTTCGCACCCGCCTGATCCGGCAAACGAAAGCCGCGGTCCACGCCATCTGAGGCGCGGACCGCGGCTCTCTGACTACTACTCGACCCCCTTCTCGCCGAACAGTGCGACCTTCAGGGCGCCCGTGGTGGCCGGGTCGGCGAAGACGTCGTAGGCGTCCTGCATCTCGTCGAGGCCGAACCGGTGGGTGATCAGACCGGGCATCTCGAGTCGGCCAGCGGCGAGCATCGACAACAGCCTCGGGGTCGAGAACGTATCGACCAGACCGGTGGTGATAGTGACGTTCTTGATCCACAGGTCCTCGAGGTGCAGCGTCGCGGGGGCGCCGTGGACGCCGACGTTCGCGACCGTGCCGCCCGGCCGGACGACGCGGGTGCAGAGCTCGAAGGTATCCGGTACGCCGACGGCCTCGATCGCCACATCGGCGCCGAGCCCACCAGTCAGCTCCCGAACCTGCGCCACGACGTCCTCGTCCGGTCCGAGGGCCAGATCGGCGCCGCGCTCAAGGGCAGCCTTGCGCCGCGAGTCCGCGGCGTCGACGACCACGACCCGTGACGGCGAGAACAGTTTGCTGGTCGCGAGTGCCGCCAGCCCGATCGGGCCGGCGCCGACGATCACGACGGTGTCGCCCGGTGAGACCTTACCGTTGAGTACGCCGACCTCGTACGACGTCGGCAGGATGTCGGCCAGCAGTACCGCCTCCTCGTTGCTGACGTTGTCCGGCAGCTTGTACACCGAGCGGTCGGCGAACGGTACCCGGACCTGCTCGGCCTGCGTGCCGTCGATCAGGTGGCCGAGGATCCAGCCGCCACCGCCGAGGCATTGACCGTAGTGGCCCTGCCGGCAGTACTCACACCGGCCGCAGGCGGTGATGCACGAGATCAGCACCCGGTCGCCGATCGCCACACCGCGGACGCCGCTACCGACGGCCGTGATCGTGCCAACTGCTTCGTGACCGAGGATCCGCCCCGGCTCAACGGTCGGAACATCCCCCTTCAGGATGTGCAGATCGGTGCCGCAGATCGTCACCGCGTCGACGCGTACGATCGCGTCCTCAGGATCCTGGATCACCGGATCCGGCACTTCCTGCCAGCTCCGCTGACCCGGACCGTTGTACACCAATGCCTTCATCACGAACCTCCCTGGACGAGACTTTCCACTGTCGACTCTGTCCCGTTCGGTCACCCGTGACAGCGGCCGAAACGCTCCCTTCAGCAGGACCTTCGGCCCTGCCTACGGCCCACATCCAAGGCTTGACTGGAGCTGCCAGGAGTACGAGTCCGGGAGGTCCTCATGTCCACACAACTGCCTGTGCTGGTAGGGATCGACGGATCCCGCGACGGGCTGATCGCGCTGACCTGGGCAGCGTCGTACGCGATGCTGCACGACGCGCCACTGCACGCGGTGCACGTCGTCGACGACGACCGCCACGTGGCCGTCGGCGCGCCGCCCAACGCACGCGACGACGGCAGCGAGGTGCTCGAAGACGCCCTCGACGAACTCGAGCTGATCGGCTTCCGGGCCGCGTCGCTCGAAGTCCGGCACGGCCAGCCGGCCCAGGTCCTGCTCGAGCAGTCCGAACACTCCCAGGCCCTGGTCGTCGGCCGCCGCGGCATGGGCGGCTTCGCCGAACTGGTCCTCGGCTCGACCTCCCAGGTCTGTACGGCGCTCAGCACCACAGTCCCCCTGGTTGTCGTGCCCGATACCTGGGACCCAGCAGCCCCACCCCGCGGGCGGATCGTGGTCGGCATCGACGGATCCGTCGAAGGTCAGGACGCGCTCCAATTCGCGTTCGAACAGGCCGCGACCACCGGCGCCGAGATCCTCGGCCTCCACGCCGTCGAGATCCCGAAGAGCTACCCAGACCCGAACGTCTGGGACGACCCGGACCAGGAGCCGTGGCGCGACACCGCCGACGAACTGCTCACGCGAACCCTCGAAGGCTGGACAGCGAAGTACCCCGACATCGCGGTCCACCGCCGCAGCGTCACCGACCACGCCGTTCTCGCCCTGGCCCGCGAGTCGCGCGACGCCGACCTCGTCGTGGTCGGAGGCCTCGGCCGTACGGCGTTCTCCGAACTGCGAATGGGATCCGTCGCCCGCGGTCTGCTCTACCACTCACACAGCCCGGTCGCCGTCGTACACCATCCGGAGTTCTGACATGGACCACGTCATCAGAACCCGCAACCTGACCAAGCGCTTCGGTCACCGAACCGCCCTCGACAGTCTCGATCTCGACGTACCCGCCGGCGTCATCCTCGGGTACCTCGGGCCGAACGGGGCCGGTAAGACCACCACGATCCGCCTGCTGGCCGGCCTGATCCGGCCGACCGCCGGGTCCGCGGTCGTGTTCGGCTTCGACGCCTCGGACCAGTACGACGCCCTGCAGCGCCGGATCGGCTACCTGCCGGGCGAGTTCGTCGCCTACCCGGACCTGACCGGTACGCAGTACCTGGACTACTTCGCTCATCTGTACGGCGGCGTCGAACGCAATCGGATCGAACTGCTGGCCAAGCGGTTCGACCTGGACCTCGGCGTCCGGATCGGCACGTTGTCCCGCGGCAACCGGCAGAAGATCGGCATCGTGCAGGCCTTCATGCACGACCCGGACCTGCTGATCCTCGACGAGCCGACCAGCGGACTCGACCCGCTGATGCAGCGCGAGTTCCGCAGTCTGCTGCGCGAGACCCGGGACGCCGGACGAACCGTTTTCCTGTCCTCACACATCCTTTCCGAGGTCGACGCGGTCGCGGACACGGTCGCCATCCTGCGCGCCGGACGACTGGTCACCGTGCAGTCCGTGCCGGCACTGCGAGACCGAGCCCGGCGGCGCCTCGACCTCACGTTCGACGGCGTCCCGCCGACGGACAGCATCCACGCCGTACCGGGCCTGCAGGAGCTGTCGGTGGACGGCCGCACCGCGCACATCGTCATCGCCGGGTCGACCGCGGAGCTGCTCAAGGCCGTCGCGCCGTACGGCGTCAGCAACGTCGTCAGCCACGAGGCGGATCTCGAGGCGGCGTTCCTCGACTACTACGACGGCCAGGGGTGAGGACCATGTTCCGCAGCGTCTATCTGAAGTCGATGTACGACGCCCGCCGCGGCCTCATCGGCTGGTCGATCGCGATCGCGGTCCTGGTACTGCTCGAGTCCGCGCTCTGGCCGTCGGTGCGCGACATGCTGGACCTGACGCAGCTCTACCAGTCGTTCCCCGAGGCGCTGCGGAAGTTCTTCAACCTCGACGCGATGACGACCGGCGCCGGATTCCTCAACGCCGAGTTGTTCACGCTGATGTTGCCCGGCCTGTTCCTGGTCTTCGGAATCGGCCACGGCGCGCGTGCAATCGCCGGCGAAGAGGAACGCGGCACGCTCGAACTGCTGCTCGTCACCCCGGTCTCCGGCGCCCGGATCGTCTTCGACAAAGCCCTCGCGCTGGCGACCTCGCTCGCGGTTCTCGGCCTCACGCTGTTCGCCGCCACCACCATCGCGAGTCCGATCTTCGGACTCGGCATCTCCCCCGTGGACGCCGCCAGTGGCGCCCTTGCGATGACGTTGCTCGGCCTCGAGTACGGCGTACTCGCACTGGCCGTCGGCGCACTCACCGGGCGCCGCACCACCGCCATCGGCATCGCCGCGGCGGCCGCGACCGCGGCGTACGTCGTGTATGCCGCCGGCCTCATCCTCCCGCGCTTCGAGGACTGGCAGCCCTACTCCCCCATCCACCAGGCCTTCCACAACGGCCCACTCGGCGCCGGCCTCCAACTCAGCTACCTCTGGCTCCTCGCCGGCTCCGCCGTCCTGGTCGCCATCGCCCTCCCAACATTGGACGGCCGCGACATCTCCACGGCCCACGGCGGATGACCTCTGGGCCTGTCCGCTCAGGGGCGGCGGGCGGCCCAGTTGTTCCAGCTTGCCTTGGCGCCGGAGTCGCCGATGCGGACTACGTCGTACACGGCGGCGCCGGCGACGAGGACGGCGATCACGGTCAGGGTCGTGGTGAGGGCGTTCGACGTGGGCGCCAGGAAGGTGCGCTTCGCCGGTGTCCGGCCGGTGCTCTCTCGTTGCCGCCACCAGAGCACGACCGCCATTGCCGCGACGCCGATGGCCGCGTAGATCGCGGTGTCGCCCAGCTCGGCGTGGCGGTGGATCAGCGGGTTCGCTGAGAGGCGGTGTTCCAGCCACTCGCCTGCGCTCGTCGTGATCGGCACCAGTACGACGACCAGCAGCGACAGGATCGCGTTCGGTCCGGCGAGCCGGCGTCTGGCCGCGGGCCAGAGCGCGGTGAGCGCCAGCAGCGCCGCCGACAGTGGGAGCAGGACGACGATGGCGTGCACAAGGAGCACGTGGGCCGGGAGACCGTTGACTGTCTGCATCAGGTTCCTTCGACTCGTAACCGATTCGGAGCAGCCAGGCTGGCAGCGGGATCTTGGTGTTTTCTTGGAACGCTCACCCGGCGGACCGGAAATGCGCTGCGTCCAGGGCGGACTGCAGCGAACGGCGGTACCCGTCGGAGGTGAAAGTTGCCCCCGACACCGTGTCGATCCGGGAACTCTGCGCAGCAAGAGCTTCCTGCTCGAGCTGCGGCAGCGAGAACGAGCTGATCTCGCGGTCACGCCCACCTTCGGACGGGTAGACCACCGCCGTCACCGCAGTCAGCCGGCGCCCTTTGATGGTGATCCGGACCTGCACCGGCCCGTACCGCGTGCCGGCCGACGCCCCGTTCACCGTTATGTCGCCGGTTCCGGGCGACGTACTGACGATGCCCGGCGTCACCGTGGACACCGACGGCGTGGAGACGTGGTTCCGGCTCGTCGGGAACAGGAAGAGCAGAGCCAGCAGTACGCCGGTACTGCCGCCGACCAGCAGGTTGCGCCGCAGCCGCTCCGAATGTGTCCTCACAGCGCACCGGCCTTGTGCGCGGCGTCGAGCGCGGACTGCAGTGACTGGCGGTACCCCTCAGAGGTGAAGGTCGCGCCGGACACCGTATCGATCTGCGCACTCTGAACAGCCATCGTCTCCTGGTTGAGCTGCGGGACCGCGTAGCCGTTGATCTGGTCGGTCTGCCCGTCGCCGCTCGGGTGCTGCAGCGTGTGCGCCTTGACGATCCGCTCTCCACGCACGGTGACCTCCACCTGCACCGGCCCGTACTGCGTGTCGACGACACCGCCCGCGACCACAGACGACACCGCCGGGGACCGTGGGGTGGCCCTGTGGGCGGTCGTCTTCGAAGATGTTGGAGCACTTGGCTTTGGCGGTGTCGGCGTACTGCGTGTCGGCGTACTCCGGGTCGGCGTACTCGATGACAGGGATGGCGGTTGCACGCTCGCCCGGAACGCCACCGCCACGACCGCGGTGGTTGCTACCGTCATCAGCAGTCTGATCCCGCGCCTCACGCACGTACTCCTTTCACCACGAGAATCGCTCCTGGTGCAGCTGGTTGGCCGGTAGCCCGACCTCCAGCGCAGCCGCACACACCGCGTCCATCCACCGATCCGGCCCGCAGACATAGACGTCGTACTGCGGGATCCCGGGCACGAGGTCCCACATCGCGTCCACGTCCGACCACGACCGGGCGTTCTCCGGCAGCCATGACGACCGCTTCCGCAGCCGCGGCCCGAGCACGTAGTGCACCGTGATGCCGCGACGCCGGGCCAGCTGCTCCAGCTCGTCACGGAAGACCAGATCCGCTTCACTGTGCGCGCGGTACACAAGAACGGCCTTGCCCGGCTCGTACTCGAGCTCTTCCAGCAACGCGCGGAGCGGAGTGATACCGATGCCGCAGGCAAACATCGCGACGCGGTCGGTGACCCGTCGCTCCGCGGTCAGTCGCCCGTACGGCCCCTCGACAGCCACCCGAGTGCCGGGCCGCAACCGCGCGAGCCGGCTACTGCCGTCTCCCGCGGCCTTCGCCGTCACCCGGAGCCGGTCGGGCGACGGCGAGGCCGACAGCGAGTACGGGTTGCCCCGTGACCATCCCGGACCGTCGAGGAAGCGGAACACGAAGTACTGCCCCGCCCGGACGGGCATCCGGTGCAGTCCACGCCCACCGAGCAACACGGTCACCACACCGGGCGCCTCATGGGTCACCTCGCGCACCGTGAGCCCGTACCGAAGGGTCCGCCAGACCGGCAGCGCGAGCCGGTACAGAAGGATCGCGCCGACGGCCACGCCGTACGCCGACCACCAGTACAGGCGCGCCACCGGCGAGGTCGTGAAGTCCGCACCGGTCCAGATCTCGTGCGGTATGGACAGCCCGACGCCGATGTATGCGTACAGATGCAGCAGATGCCACGACTCGTACCGCAGCGCCTTCCGCGCTGCCCGGACCGAGGTGAACACGACCAGCGTCAGCGCGAGAGTCGCGGCGACCGCAAGCAGCATGCCGCCGTACGTCGTGACGACGGTCCACGTCTCCCGCAGCAGATTGTTGTGATCACGCAGGGTGTACCCGGCGAGGATCAGGACGATGTGCAGCAGGAGCAGGTTGAACGACCAGAAACCAACCAGCCGGTGCTTGCGCGCCAGCTCGTCCTGACCGTAGCTCCGCTCGATCATCGGCACCCGCGCCATCAGGAACACCTGGACCAGCAGCAGGTCGGCGGCGACCAGTCCTGACAGCCTGCCGACAGACGTGAGCAGATCCGCCGGACCGCTGAACAGTGTTTGCAGGCCACGCCCGGACACCCACAGCGCGACGACCACCAGGACACTCGCCCAGCACAGGATCCCGACCACGTCGCGCCACCACACCGGAGTCGGGCGCGGGCGGCGCCGGACATGCGTACGCCGCGGCCGGCTGACCTCGTGTGCTGCACCGCGGTACGTCATGCTCCGACGATGACCGCGGTTTCTTAGTCCTTCCTTGGACTGTCCTCCGCGATCGCGGGCAGGACGAGTTCGAACGTCGCCCCGATGTCGCTCGGCACCAGCCGGAGCTGACCGCCGAGCCGGTTCGCGACGTCGTGTGCGAGCGCCAGTCCGAGCCCGTAATGGGCACGTCCGGCCCGGTGGCCCCCGGAATCGAACCGGCGCAGTACACGCTGCGCGGCCTCCGGACCGATCCCCGGCCCGGTGTCGCTGACCGCCAGGATCACGTCGCCGCGATGCCGTCGTACCGTCATCCGGACTGCGCCATCGCGCGGCGTGTGGTCGATCGCATTGTCGACCAGCGCGATCGTCGCGCGCCGGATCGCACTCTGTGAACCGAAGGCAAGCGCAGTATCACCATGGGACTCCCACCGCAGCACTACTCCGGCCTGCTCCGCGTGAGCGCCGGCCGTGTCGGCCACGTCCTGCGCGATCCGGACCAGGTCGACCGGCTCGTGATCCTCCGCGCCCCGCGGATCCGCGGCGGCAAGTAGGTCGTCGACGACCTCGGCCAACCGGCGGGTGTCGTCGACCACGCCGTCCGCATCCCCCAGGATCTCCTCACTCGCACCGCTGCGACGTAAGGCCCGGCCGAGCACCTGCGCGCGAGTGCTCAGCAACGTCAACGGTGTCCGCAACTCGTGCCCGGCGTCAGCCACGAACGCGCGCTGCAGGGTCAAGGCCTGGGCCAGCGGCTGTACGGCGCGACGCCCGATCAGCACGCCCAGCAGCCCTGCGAGCAGCAGGCCGAGCGCCGTCGCGAAGCCCATCGCCTGCAGCAGCCGGGCGCGTTCCTTGTGTGCCGTCGCGAGATTCAGCACGGCCTGGACCGGCCTGCCTTTCGTGACGCCGGTCGCAACGCGATACTCGCCGTCGTCGTTCTCGATCGTGATCAGGCTGATCTGTCCGGTGGTTCGTGACCGAAGCGCAGCCAGCTCAGGGAGAAGTTCCTCAGGCAGGCCTGGCGAGGTGACCGTGCCGGACGATCCGGTCATCGCCAGCCAAGTGCCCGCCGGCGGGTCGCCGACGTCGTCGGCCGTGGCGATGGCGGACCGGAGCAACTCGTCCGCGGCCCCGGCCTGCCCACGGACGACGACAAGTGTGACCAAGGCGATGAGCAGCAGCATCGCGAGCGCGACCAGCCCCGCAGCCTGCACGGCGACGCGACGAGCGGCCCGGCGAACCAGAACCTCGTCACCGATCGGCCGTCCGCTCATGGCTTGCCCAACCGATAGCCGAGGCCACGCACCGTGCTGATCACTCCTCGCCCCAGCTTCCGCCGGCAGTAGTGGACGTAGGTGTCGACGACCGTCTCGGACTCCGCATCGCCGAACACCCGGTCCAGGAGGTCGGACCGGCTGAACACCGCTCCGGGCCGCGCCGCCAGCAGTCCAAGCAGAGCCGCCTCCCGCTCCGACAGCTCTACGGTTCCGCCATCGGTCCGACGTACCGTCCGGCCGGCCAGGTCCAGCGAGCCACCTGGTACGGCGAGCTCGACTGCGTGATCCAGATGCCGCCGGAGCAGCGCTCGCACGCGGGCCAGCAACTCCGTCAGCTCGAACGGCTTTGTCAGGTAGTCCTCAGCTCCGGTGTCCAGGCCCTCGACCCGGTCCTCGGTGCTTCTCCGAGCGGACAGCACCAGGATCGGCGTACCGACACCACGACTGCGCAGCCGTGCGATCAGGTCCAGACCTTCGACGGCCGGCAGACCACGATCGACGATCATCGCGTCGACCGGCTGCGTCAGCGCAAGATGCAGACCGGTGTGCCCGTCCGCTGCCCGGGTCACGGTGTAGCCCTCGTCGGTCAGGACCCGGTCGAGGAGCCGGGCCAGGTCACCGTCGTCCTCGATCAGCAGGATCCGCGCACTCATCGCTCGCCCCAGCCGGCGGTGGCGAACAGGTTGCCGTCGGCAAGAATACCCAGACCTTCGTACCCAGGGAGCGCGTTCAGGACGTCCGGCCAGCCGTCGGCCGCGACGAAGGCAGCCGTGGCCAGCACGTCGGCGTACTCCAGAGAAGGTCCGGTCACCGACACCGACAGCCAGCGGCTCTTCGCCGCCCCGCCGCTGCGCGGGTCGTACAGGTGCGCGCCCCGCGCGGCAGTGCCACTTGTCGCCACCGCTCCCCCGGTCCGCGGCACACTCGCGACCACCCGGCCCGGATCACGCGGGTCCTGGATGCCCACCGTGAACGGCTCGGTGCTCGGACACACCACGAGCACGTCACCACCGGCGTTCAGGCACCAGTCCACGTCACCGACCTCCCGCAGCCACTCACCGGCCCGCTCGACCGCCCACCCCTTCACCAGCCCCGACGGGTCCCACCCGCCACCAGGCACCTCCGCGTCGAACAAGCCACCGGTCAACTCCCGCGCGGCAACACACCGCTCGGCAACCTCGCGCACCACCGGATC from Kribbella sp. NBC_00709 carries:
- a CDS encoding universal stress protein, translated to MSTQPTPIVIGYDGSPGSLSALNWAAAAADRAMAPLQIVEAFEIVIITRPSPGKVVPLEAIRAARQQGLDEVAAGIREQHPGLRIETSLLGGSAPKTLIDASRDARLVVLGSRGLGGWSGLLVGSVAVQVTAHADCPVVVIPHDEQPHGQDGPTIVVGVDGSKASAKAIDFAFDQADSLHAQVVAVHAWTSPFLTYADGASMLQFDEEKVREESRLLVAESVAGAAADHPDVKWTTELVPGSAAQALVRRSESADLVVVGSRGRGGFSGLVLGSVSQSVLHHVHSPIAVVH
- a CDS encoding Acg family FMN-binding oxidoreductase; translated protein: MAEVIRGGPAANAVLTDDEIRIVLAAAAHAPSMHNTQPWRFEIHGPVIDVLLDEERTLPVADPAGRGARIGLGAAAFNVRVAAAMLGYESRLAVDPDPARPEVVARLFLADRQAPVAGLSTLYGEVSARHTYRGPLLGRLIPPRVQHQLDDAARQENAQLHWLDPATTQQLDALLKQTDSADSIDEDRLHERLHWIGGDRSGDGVHENALGPLPALPAVVRDLALGFDSAHRSQAVYERQPTIAVLSTAGEDGTAWVTAGLALQRMLLVATSYDLTASFLNQVLERPVPRFAVRELIGGHAWPQMVIRIGYPAQPAGHTSRLDWRDSLDRWF
- a CDS encoding universal stress protein; the protein is MSTQLPVLVGIDGSRDGLIALTWAASYAMLHDAPLHAVHVVDDDRHVAVGAPPNARDDGSEVLEDALDELELIGFRAASLEVRHGQPAQVLLEQSEHSQALVVGRRGMGGFAELVLGSTSQVCTALSTTVPLVVVPDTWDPAAPPRGRIVVGIDGSVEGQDALQFAFEQAATTGAEILGLHAVEIPKSYPDPNVWDDPDQEPWRDTADELLTRTLEGWTAKYPDIAVHRRSVTDHAVLALARESRDADLVVVGGLGRTAFSELRMGSVARGLLYHSHSPVAVVHHPEF
- a CDS encoding ABC transporter permease subunit; its protein translation is MFRSVYLKSMYDARRGLIGWSIAIAVLVLLESALWPSVRDMLDLTQLYQSFPEALRKFFNLDAMTTGAGFLNAELFTLMLPGLFLVFGIGHGARAIAGEEERGTLELLLVTPVSGARIVFDKALALATSLAVLGLTLFAATTIASPIFGLGISPVDAASGALAMTLLGLEYGVLALAVGALTGRRTTAIGIAAAAATAAYVVYAAGLILPRFEDWQPYSPIHQAFHNGPLGAGLQLSYLWLLAGSAVLVAIALPTLDGRDISTAHGG
- a CDS encoding ABC transporter ATP-binding protein, giving the protein MDHVIRTRNLTKRFGHRTALDSLDLDVPAGVILGYLGPNGAGKTTTIRLLAGLIRPTAGSAVVFGFDASDQYDALQRRIGYLPGEFVAYPDLTGTQYLDYFAHLYGGVERNRIELLAKRFDLDLGVRIGTLSRGNRQKIGIVQAFMHDPDLLILDEPTSGLDPLMQREFRSLLRETRDAGRTVFLSSHILSEVDAVADTVAILRAGRLVTVQSVPALRDRARRRLDLTFDGVPPTDSIHAVPGLQELSVDGRTAHIVIAGSTAELLKAVAPYGVSNVVSHEADLEAAFLDYYDGQG
- a CDS encoding DUF2231 domain-containing protein — encoded protein: MQTVNGLPAHVLLVHAIVVLLPLSAALLALTALWPAARRRLAGPNAILSLLVVVLVPITTSAGEWLEHRLSANPLIHRHAELGDTAIYAAIGVAAMAVVLWWRQRESTGRTPAKRTFLAPTSNALTTTLTVIAVLVAGAAVYDVVRIGDSGAKASWNNWAARRP
- a CDS encoding universal stress protein, encoding MTVKPVIHVGVDGSWRDTGALEWALQESLLRREPLQAVHVIDDRVRRASGLEPDLVDDTAMELITDVQKNLDASPGALDHEAGLMIGPPARILTEAAANSRMLVVGRRGLGTFKRLLIGSTSEAVAAHANVPVVVVPEHWKPSDHAGPILVALDDGDGNAAAMEFATTLATERNLPIRILHVWDLPAVFSWDAVNTAGVSSEWAEHAQRYFDNVAAEWHQKYPNLTIEVDIRRGHAVDGVVTAAEQSDAQLLVVGTHHHTRLASALLGSVTRGVLHHTVCPLAVVPTQF
- a CDS encoding GyrI-like domain-containing protein, with amino-acid sequence MCQVRALPEQPTAVRRTRLRPEQLVDWVPSACAAVAEQLRHHDIAPVGFPFARWRTMSDGVIEAEAGFPVSAPIPANTPIEQSVLPGGPVVAVWHTAPDEKLDLTYQAIEHWLEADDAIASGDSWEIYHDLPVCDHVGNRIEVIQPITFAPA
- a CDS encoding zinc-dependent alcohol dehydrogenase family protein gives rise to the protein MKALVYNGPGQRSWQEVPDPVIQDPEDAIVRVDAVTICGTDLHILKGDVPTVEPGRILGHEAVGTITAVGSGVRGVAIGDRVLISCITACGRCEYCRQGHYGQCLGGGGWILGHLIDGTQAEQVRVPFADRSVYKLPDNVSNEEAVLLADILPTSYEVGVLNGKVSPGDTVVIVGAGPIGLAALATSKLFSPSRVVVVDAADSRRKAALERGADLALGPDEDVVAQVRELTGGLGADVAIEAVGVPDTFELCTRVVRPGGTVANVGVHGAPATLHLEDLWIKNVTITTGLVDTFSTPRLLSMLAAGRLEMPGLITHRFGLDEMQDAYDVFADPATTGALKVALFGEKGVE